From the genome of Pectobacterium atrosepticum:
CTGTACACGTTCACCAATACGGGGCGTCATTAATCGCCAGCCCTGATTTTCGCTGGCTTGAGAAATGCGCTCCAATGGATCGTTCCAGCGGTGGTGCGCCAGCTTAAATTTGCTGTTGTGGCTCGGTAACACCGCTTTGGCGTGCAAGTCACTCGCCGCCTGTGCGCTCTCTTCCGGCGTCATGTGAACGTAGGGCCAGTCACTGTCGTATTGGCCGCATTCCAGTATCGCGATATCGAATCCACCCAAACGCTCGGCGATCTCTTTGTAGTGCGCACCATAGCCGCTGTCACCACCGAGATACAGGCGATGCTGCGCCGTTATCAGCGCAAATGAGCCCCACAGCGTTTGGTTATGCTTGAGGAGTCGACCGGAAAAATGCTGCGTCGGCAGCACGTGAATTTCCACCCCGTTCTCTTTCAAGCTGCTGAACCAGTCACCTTCCGTAATATCTTTCCGAGGGAAGCCCCATTTTACAAAATAGGAACCCACACCGGTCGGCGTGACAATACGACGGATTTTTCCACGTAGCGCGTTCAACGTAGGGTAATCCAGATGATCCCAGTGATCGTGAGTGATCAACAGATAGTCGATTTCTGGAATGTCTTCCGGTGAATACACATTGCTGCCTTTGAAGGCGATATTAGTACGCGGCACCGGCGAGGCGTTGTCACTAAATACCGGATCCAGCAGGAAGGTTTTCCCATCCAATTGAATAAAGTAGCTGGAATGCCCCATCCAGATGATGACGTTATCCGTTTTACTTAACTGATGCAGATCGGTCTTTTCCGACAGCAGGTGGGTATCGGGTAACGCGCCAGCGTCTTTCTCGAAAAGAAAGCGGTACAGCAACCCGAACCGGTTCTGGCTATCTACCGTCGGGCGGGCTACCGGGTTATGAAACGCGCCATCGCGAAAGAGTGGGTTTTCCGGTTGAGGTTTTACCTCTGGTGAAACGTATTGCGGCTGTTTTAACCAGCCGTAAACGGCGACTGCAATCACAGCCAAAACGAGTAACAAAAGCATAGAGTTTATCCAGTGTCGTTTCGTGATGAATATTGTTTTGTAGCGAGTACGAGTTCGTAATAATGATTTCAGGCATCGTATCTCCAGCTTCGGCAGTTATGCACGAACGCTGAGAACCTGGCAAGGGAGAACCGGGGGGTTTTTGGTGCAAAAAAAGCGAAGGCGCTCACCTTCGCTCTGGTTTCTGATGAAAAACTATATGCCCTTTCACCGATAATACTAGTCTTGCTGTGTCACCCACATACTATTTTTTAAGCGTCAGCAGCGTTTTTCCCATCGCGATAACAAATTCGTTCTGTTGTTCGATGGTTTTATTAAGCCCTGCTTCATCCTGAATATTATCGACCGTATTGATCGCCTGAACTTCCAGTACGCGCCCTTTAATCAGCGTCGAGCACAGCGAATGCAGAACCTTGTTATTCAAAATCGTTTGTAAGCAGCGAAAAGGCGTCGCGTCGTCAACCTTTCCCGCACGCTGGTCAGGCTTGATGCGCTGGCGTAGCATCTCTTTTTCCGTACTGGCGATCACTGCATCCAGATCGCTAGGCTTGGAAGCAATCGGGACGTTACCCTCTCTATCTGGCGGCAACATGAACAGTGAAACCAACGCCTTATTGCCTGTCGTCGGATCAACATACTCGGTTTGCACCATGTGGTTTGCCGCATCGACCACTTTTTCTCGCTGAACCATGCTCAACAACCGAGCAGGCAATGCATCGGTGAGATCCTGCGTGGTATAGCCGACGAACAAATCTGGATCCTTTGTCTCGGCAAACCCATGCAGCGGCAGCACCAATAACAGACCCGCAATCCCTTTCTTTATCACACTGATTTTCATTATATTCCTCTACTCTTCATTGTGTGCATCATCCCGTCATACTCAGCACGTTTATGTCGATAGACTTCGACTTTTTTATCGCCTTTACCACCGCATTTAAACACTACAACGCATTCTACAACTACAGGAAAGAATAGCATTTTTTATACAAAAACTTGTTGTCGGAGGATTCCTTCGCTAGAATCGCGCCATTTACTCACCCCCAATGTGTCATTTGGAGCCCTAAAGTGCCCTGTACGTCAGCCCCCCACTAACCGCCGACGACTGCATTAAGCAGCCTCGATTCGGCGCAGTCTGCGCCAGCGTTGGCTGCGGTACTGGTTCCCTTCTCTTTCTCGCCATCACGCGGAACAGAGAATGAATCTCCCGCTTCCTCCCCCGCGACTCTGACCTCTGGAATGCCAGTGGCCAGCCTATTGACTCGCGCTCGAACACGTTCGTCGGCCCTCTTTTTTACCGTAGATGGGCCTGGCTGCGCCAATAACGCAGCAGGCGAAAAACATGTATTTACATTCAATACCGTTATTAAAGTATCCGCGTACACCTCATTTGGAAGGCTCACGCTTACAGCCCGGCGATGATGCATCTGACCAAATTGCACTGAAAGCGCTGGCAGGCCGTTACGTCGTGATCGAAGAAAAAATCGACGGCGCGAACAGCGGTGTGTCCTTCAATGAAACGGCAGAGCTTTTGCTCCAATCACGCGGCCACTATCTGGCTGGCGGTTCGCGGGAACGACAGTTCAACCAGTTCAAACTTTGGGCTACTGCGCACGAAATGCGTTTTCTTGAACTGTTGGAAGACCGTTTTGTGATGTACGGCGAATGGGCCTACAGCAAGCATTCCGTGTTTTATGACCGTTTACCGCACTACTTTCACGAATTTGATCTTTACGATCGTCGTGACGGCATTTTTTTATCGACGGCGCGCCGACATGCCATGCTGGCTGGCTCGCCCGTGTTGTCCGTTCCGGTGCTGTATGCCGGAGAGATGCCAACGAATCCGGCGTTGCTGTGGAAGTTGGTATACCGTTCGCTGGCGAAGAGCCAGAACTGGAAAACCGCGTTTGAATCCACCGTTCAGCGTGAAAGTTTGCCGCTCGCGCTATGCTGGCAACAAACTGACAAATCGGATCGTTCGGAAGGACTTTATCTAAAGGTTGAAGATGATGAACAGGTGCTAGCGCGTTACAAACTGGTACGCCATGACTTCATTCAGACCATTTTGGACAGCGGCTCGCATCATTCTCGACGCCCTATTTTGCCGAACCAACTGGCAGAAGGCGTTGACCTGTATGCGCCTTGTCCACCGGTATCTTGGGAAATGCTGGGGCTGAATACGCTGCGTTCGTTGGACGCACTCGCCACCGCAATGCCCGATAAATAAGGAGTATGACTATCATGGATTGGAATACCATTAAGGGGCTGGTCCCCGTCTCTGGCGTACAGCCAGATTTTGTGAATTGTCTGGATGCGTTCCCTGTACTTAAGCGGGCCAAAGAAACGCCGCAAGAGCCACGCTATCACGGTGAAGGCGATGTCTGGACGCACACCATGATGGTGATCGAGTCGCTATTACAGCTTCCCGATTACCAGACAGCCACGCGAGAACAACAGGAAATCTTGTTTTTTGCCGCGCTGCTGCATGACGTTGCGAAATACCGAACAACGGTCATTGATCCAGTGACGGGCCAGATTGGTCAACCGGGACATTCGCGCAAAGGTGCCATCGACGCTCGGGTGCTGCTGTGGGATGCAGATGTCCCGTTTGCGATTCGAGAAGCGATTTGCCGGTTAATTGCGGTGCATCAGGTGCCGTTTTACTGCCTTGAAGATGAACGCCGTCGGGTGTCGCCGATCTTTACGATTCGCGAACTCTCTTGGCAGTTGAGCATTCCGCTGCTGGCCACGCTGGCGGAAGCTGATATACGTGGGCGAATCTGTCAGGATCAAACGCGCGTACTCGACAGCATTGAGTTGTTCCGCGAACTGGCGCGGGAAGAAGGCTGTTACGGCCAGCCGAGAGCGTTTGTCGATGCTCACACGCGCCTGAGTTATTTTCGCGGTGCCGATGTCCATCCAGACTATCCGCTGTTTCAGGAACCAGGCTCGAAAGTCACTGTTATGTGCGGTTTGCCTGCTTCAGGAAAAGACACCTGGGTACGGACGCATCGGCATGATTTACCGGTGGTCTCTTTTGACGATGCGCGCACAGAGTTGGGGCTGAAACACGGAGAAAATGAAGGAAAAGCGGTGCATTGGGCGACCGATAAAGCACGTTCACTGCTGCGAACCCATGAACCATTCGTGTGGAACGCCACGCATCTGAGTCAGCAAATGCGCACCCGCACGTTGGATTTGTGCTATGCCTACGGCGCAGAAGTGGAGATCGTTTATCTGGAGCGTCCGCGTCAAGAACTACTTCGCCGCAACGGTAAACGAGACACGACGCTGAGCAATAAAACGCTGCAAGGAATGCTGACAAAATGGGAGCTTCCCTCACCAACGGAAGCGCATGTTGTTCGCTATGAAAGCTAACGCAGCTGTAGCGAAGTCCAGCGTGGAAGCGCGGTAAACGGGATCTCGTATTCCGTGCTACCGTGTTTTTCTGCACCAAAATACTGTTTTTCATAGATCAGATTATCGTCCTCGAAGCGTACGGGGACGATAAATCCACCCGCAGCCTGAGAAACCTGGCATTGCCTCTCTTCGAGCACATCAATACACAGCAAAGCCGTTTGCGGGCCGTCGCGTTCCGCCGTAGAGAGCCACTCTTGTGCCACAAGGTAACGAGAATCCGGCGACCACAGCATCTCGTTGCCGAAAACGCGCTCTTCTAATGCGTTGCCGTCGATCGATAGCGAAAAATAAGGCGGGCCAAATCGAATTTCACCAGCGAAAATCAGCATCGCGCTATGTTGTCGATCGAATGATGGCAGTTTGTGCAGCATACAAAGGGTTCCCGAATCAGTCTGATGTTATCTCAATCAGATTACCATCAGGGTCGCTGACGATCGCTTCATAAAAACCGTCCCCCGTCATGCGAGGTGGGGCAACCAAAATGCCGCGTTCAGCCGCTTTGCTAGCTAACGCTTCCACATCCGCTTTACTGCCAACCGAAATCGCCACATGCGCCCAACCGCAACCTTCTTTGTTGGTTAAGGCGTCCGCCAGCACCGGCAGCGTCATCAGCTCAATGGATGCCCCTTCACTCAGTTGAACGAAATGCGATTCAAACCCGGGGCGATTCTGGCTCACATATTTTTCCCCCACCTGAGCAGAGAAGAACTCTTGCCAAAATGCAGCCTGTTCGGCCAGATCGGCTGTCCATAATGCAACGTGTGCCACTTTCATCATGATTCCTTCTTAACCGTTGTTTTTCACATCACCATGGTCTGTTATACAAACCAAAGACGATTACCGCGATCCGTTGAGAATCGCTAAAACCTGCGGGTGCAAGTCTGGATTACCGGTCGCGACCACGGTGCCACCCGCTTCTGCTCGCTGCCCGTTGAGATCGGTAATGATGCCGCCCGCCTGCTCAATAATCGGAATCAGCGCGACAATGTCGTAGGGCTGCAATGCAAATTCCACGCAGATATCAATCTGGCCTGCCGCCAGCATCGCCAGCGCGTAGCACTCACCGCCGTAGCGCGTCATCAGTGTGCTTTCGGTGAGCTCTGCGAAGCGAACGGTCGGATGCATGCTCAGCGCTTCCGGCGCAGTGGTGTGAAGAATCGCCTGTTCGAGTGACACGCCTTTACGCGTACTTAAGCGTGTTTCTCCCTGCCGATCGCTACGCCAGGCCTGTGAGCCATCGGCCCAGAAACACTCTCCGGTAAACGGCTGGCTCATCATTCCCATCACCGCACGTTCATGATGCAACAAACCGATGAGTGTTCCCCACACGGGTAACCCGCATAAGAAAGGCCGGGTTCCATCGACCGGATCCAAAACCCAGCGCACTGGCCCTTCACCGCTCAAGCCAAATTCCTCTCCCATAATCGCGTGCTCGGGATAATGGCGCGTTATGTGTTCACGTATCACACGCTCGGCTTCCCGATCGGCTTCCGTCACTGGATCAAAGCGAAAACCTTCTTTTGGCTTCGTTTCAATTTGGCTGGCTTTGAGAGAACGAAAACGCGGCAACGTTTCTTGACTGGCTAACGTGGCAAGTTCATGAAAAAAAGCAATATCGGGAAGCGACTGACTCATCGTGTTTTACCTTCCTATCGCGTTTGCGCGATCGTATCACTGAGAATTAGGCTGATAGATAGCAATGCTCACTTTAGCTCGATCGCACATCAATGAGCATAACCAATACGCTCGATTATGAGTGAAAAAACAAACACCGACAACCTCACTTTCCTCTACGGATAAAAAAATAGCCCCCAGACGCTACCGTCAGGGGGCTATAACAAGAATAGCTAAACTGAATTATTCCATTCAGCTCAGGTCAGCGCCGTTGCTGGCGATCACCTTTTTATACCAGTAGAACGATTTCTTTTTCTTTCTGGCTAATGTCCCTTCGCCTAGGTCGTCGCGATCGACATAGATGAAGCCATAGCGTTTACTCATCTCGCCGGTAGACGCGGCAACCAGATCGATACAGCCCCACGAGGTGTAGCCGATAACCGGAATACCGTCGCCGATGGCGTCTGCCATCGCGCTGATGTGCTCACGCAGATAGCTGATGCGGTAGTCATCATCAATGTCGCCCTGCGCGTTAATCTCGTCCTTCGCCCCTAATCCATTCTCCACCAAAAACAGCGGTTTCTGATAACGGTCATACATCATGTTCATCGTGATGCGCAGGCCCAGCGGATCAATCCCCCAGCCCCATTCACTCGCCTTGATGTGCGGGTTCTTCAGCGATTTAACGATGTTCGCGGCGCTACTGTTGTGCTCGTTCATATCTGCCGACGCGCAGCGGGAGGCGTAATAACTGAAGGAAACAAAATCCACCGTGTTCTTGAGAATTTCGTCATCGCCCGGCTCAGAAGCAATCGTGATGCCCTTCTCTTTAAACAATCGTCCGGTATACGCCGGATAGGTGCCACGCGCCTGCACATCGATAAAGAACAGGTTTTCACGATCTTTATTCAGCGCCGCCCAGACATCTTCCGGTTTACACGACCACGGATAGAAATTACCGCCAGCCAGCATGCAGCCAACCTGATTTCCTGGGTTAACCTCATGCGCAATCTTCGTCGCCAGCGCGCTCGCCACCAGTTCATGGTGTGCCGCCTGATATTTTACCTGTTCCTGATTTTCCCCTTCGGCAAATACCAGCCCTGCACCGGAAAACGGGCTGTGCAGTAAAATATTGATTTCGTTGAACGTCAGCCAGTATTTCACCAACCCGTCAAACGCTTCAAAACAGGTTCGAGCGTAACGCGTGAAGTACTCCACCATTTTCCGGTTACGCCATGAACCGTATTCCGTGACCAAATGCATCGGCACATCGAAATGGCACAGCGTCACCAACGGTTCCATGTTGTACTTCTTGCACTCGGCAAACATATCGCGATAAAAGGCGATGCCATCCGCGTTGGGCGTCAGCTCATCCCCGTTTGGATAGAGACGGCTCCAAGCGATGGAGGTACGGAACACCGTGAACCCCATTTCCGCCATTAGCGCGATATCTTCCTTATAGCGATGGTAGAAATCGATCGCCTGATGGCTGGGATAAAACTCATCCTCACGCAGCGCAAAACGCGGTTCTTGTCCTAGCTTCACCGGCAGGCGATTCACGCCGTGGGGAATCATGTCCACCGTCGTCAGCCCTTTACCGCCTTCAAGGTACGCGCCTTCTGCCTGATTGGCCGCAATCGCGCCCCCCCATAAGAACCCAGTGGGAAATGTTGATGCAGACATACGCTATTTCTCCTTCGTATTAGTGCTTCATTTAATTCGTGTTCGCTGCGCGCTGCGGCGCGGAAATCTCATCGCCCTCTACGCGTTTTTCTTCCGGTTTTTCTTCTACTGGGATGTCTTCAAAGCCCAGCAGCAAGGTCACGAAGAAGGAAATCACGACGGACAGAATCATGACGCCGAATACCCAGGCAATGCTCATCGGATTGGTAGGATCGAAGAACTGTACGCTGGTGAATAGCCCCGGCGACGCCATTGAATGGCTTGCTAATCCACCGATACCCGCGACGGCACCACAGATAAATCCGGTGATTAAACAAGCGATCAGCGGACGTTTCAGACGTAAAGCCACACCATAAAGCGCAGGTTCAGAGATCCCAGCAACAATCGCTGATGCCGCTGCTGCCAGCGCCGTCTGGCGCAGTTCCGGGTTTTTGGTACGCCAAGCGACGGCCAGTGATGAGCCACCCAGCGACAGGTTCGCGCCAATTTCAGACGGCATGACCATGCCTTCTTTGCCGGTTTCAGCGATGGTTTGAATAATGGTCGGCGTAAACACACGGTGCATACCGGTCATGACCAGAAGTGGCCAGATAGCGCCCATGATGGCAACGGACAGCCAGCCCAGATAGTCATGCACGGTGTACACTACCGCAGAAATACCGCTACCAATCCAAATCCCAATCGGCCCGATAAGCATGATGGCAATCGGGGACGCAATCAGCACGATTAACATCGGCTTGAGGAAGTTTTTGGTCACTGCTGGCGTAATGCGGTCTACCCATTTTTCAATGTAAGACAGAATCCAGGTCATACACAGCGCCGGAATTACGGTATAGGTATACTTCACCGCCGTGACCGACAACCCCATAAACACCACCTGCTGACCCTGTGCTGCTTTTGCCATCAGATCGATAAACGTCGGATGCACCAGTACCCCAGCGATAGCAATCGCCAGCGACATATTGGTTTTGAATTTTACCGCCGCAGACGCCGCCACCATGATCGGCAGGAAGAAGAACGCGCCGTCGCCAATCACGTTCAGAATAGTGATCGTCGATGCGCCCTTCTCAAACAGCCCGGTCATATCCAGAATCATGGCGAGCAATTTCACCATCGACCCACCGATAATTGCCGGGATAAGCGGTGACATCGTGCCAATCAGCGCATCCAGAATGCCTGCACCGATGCGTCGCAGCGTAATTTTATTGTTCACTGGCACCGCTTTTTCAGCAGCCGCACCTTCCGGTAATAGCTTCACCACCTCGGCGTAAGCCTGAGAAACAGTATTACCGATGATGACCTGACACTGGTTATCGTTTTTCACCACACCTAGCACGCCGCCGATCGCCTTCAATTCGGCGACATTCGCCGCATCATTATCTTTAAGCACAAAACGCAGGCGGGTCATACAGTGCGTCACGGCAGTGATGTTATCAGCACCACCGATGGCATCGACTATCGAACGGGATACAGCCGCATAATTCTTTGACATGGATAGACAATCTCTCGTAATCGCGCACGTTACACCTGTTTCAACAAACCGCTTAACGCGAGTTTATTGTTTAGTGAACATGCATTTATTATTAAATTTCATACAGTTATGAAAGAATTCATGCCGGTATCCCTGCTCCATGCAACGTGATGAAACGCCGATGGGTAACCGGTTCCACATAATAGTGTTTATATATGAGTGCGATTTCAATAGATGGATTGTTAATATTTTACTTATGTGACCACGATCGCCATGAAAAGCACAATTCTTCTCCCGAGACCATTGGCTCTGCATTTATCACCCTGCTGCTGCCAGCCTAAAGTGTGTAAAATGATGGAAGTACTCAACGTCTCAGGATGTCCCATGTCAACAATGCAGGAAGTGG
Proteins encoded in this window:
- a CDS encoding MBL fold metallo-hydrolase, which gives rise to MLLLLVLAVIAVAVYGWLKQPQYVSPEVKPQPENPLFRDGAFHNPVARPTVDSQNRFGLLYRFLFEKDAGALPDTHLLSEKTDLHQLSKTDNVIIWMGHSSYFIQLDGKTFLLDPVFSDNASPVPRTNIAFKGSNVYSPEDIPEIDYLLITHDHWDHLDYPTLNALRGKIRRIVTPTGVGSYFVKWGFPRKDITEGDWFSSLKENGVEIHVLPTQHFSGRLLKHNQTLWGSFALITAQHRLYLGGDSGYGAHYKEIAERLGGFDIAILECGQYDSDWPYVHMTPEESAQAASDLHAKAVLPSHNSKFKLAHHRWNDPLERISQASENQGWRLMTPRIGERVQVDNPQQIFSQWW
- a CDS encoding DNA ligase, whose translation is MYLHSIPLLKYPRTPHLEGSRLQPGDDASDQIALKALAGRYVVIEEKIDGANSGVSFNETAELLLQSRGHYLAGGSRERQFNQFKLWATAHEMRFLELLEDRFVMYGEWAYSKHSVFYDRLPHYFHEFDLYDRRDGIFLSTARRHAMLAGSPVLSVPVLYAGEMPTNPALLWKLVYRSLAKSQNWKTAFESTVQRESLPLALCWQQTDKSDRSEGLYLKVEDDEQVLARYKLVRHDFIQTILDSGSHHSRRPILPNQLAEGVDLYAPCPPVSWEMLGLNTLRSLDALATAMPDK
- a CDS encoding HD domain-containing protein translates to MTIMDWNTIKGLVPVSGVQPDFVNCLDAFPVLKRAKETPQEPRYHGEGDVWTHTMMVIESLLQLPDYQTATREQQEILFFAALLHDVAKYRTTVIDPVTGQIGQPGHSRKGAIDARVLLWDADVPFAIREAICRLIAVHQVPFYCLEDERRRVSPIFTIRELSWQLSIPLLATLAEADIRGRICQDQTRVLDSIELFRELAREEGCYGQPRAFVDAHTRLSYFRGADVHPDYPLFQEPGSKVTVMCGLPASGKDTWVRTHRHDLPVVSFDDARTELGLKHGENEGKAVHWATDKARSLLRTHEPFVWNATHLSQQMRTRTLDLCYAYGAEVEIVYLERPRQELLRRNGKRDTTLSNKTLQGMLTKWELPSPTEAHVVRYES
- a CDS encoding glyoxalase/bleomycin resistance/extradiol dioxygenase family protein: MKVAHVALWTADLAEQAAFWQEFFSAQVGEKYVSQNRPGFESHFVQLSEGASIELMTLPVLADALTNKEGCGWAHVAISVGSKADVEALASKAAERGILVAPPRMTGDGFYEAIVSDPDGNLIEITSD
- the hisN gene encoding histidinol-phosphatase, with protein sequence MSQSLPDIAFFHELATLASQETLPRFRSLKASQIETKPKEGFRFDPVTEADREAERVIREHITRHYPEHAIMGEEFGLSGEGPVRWVLDPVDGTRPFLCGLPVWGTLIGLLHHERAVMGMMSQPFTGECFWADGSQAWRSDRQGETRLSTRKGVSLEQAILHTTAPEALSMHPTVRFAELTESTLMTRYGGECYALAMLAAGQIDICVEFALQPYDIVALIPIIEQAGGIITDLNGQRAEAGGTVVATGNPDLHPQVLAILNGSR
- a CDS encoding 6-phospho-beta-glucosidase, giving the protein MSASTFPTGFLWGGAIAANQAEGAYLEGGKGLTTVDMIPHGVNRLPVKLGQEPRFALREDEFYPSHQAIDFYHRYKEDIALMAEMGFTVFRTSIAWSRLYPNGDELTPNADGIAFYRDMFAECKKYNMEPLVTLCHFDVPMHLVTEYGSWRNRKMVEYFTRYARTCFEAFDGLVKYWLTFNEINILLHSPFSGAGLVFAEGENQEQVKYQAAHHELVASALATKIAHEVNPGNQVGCMLAGGNFYPWSCKPEDVWAALNKDRENLFFIDVQARGTYPAYTGRLFKEKGITIASEPGDDEILKNTVDFVSFSYYASRCASADMNEHNSSAANIVKSLKNPHIKASEWGWGIDPLGLRITMNMMYDRYQKPLFLVENGLGAKDEINAQGDIDDDYRISYLREHISAMADAIGDGIPVIGYTSWGCIDLVAASTGEMSKRYGFIYVDRDDLGEGTLARKKKKSFYWYKKVIASNGADLS
- the ascF gene encoding PTS cellobiose/arbutin/salicin transporter subunit IIBC translates to MSKNYAAVSRSIVDAIGGADNITAVTHCMTRLRFVLKDNDAANVAELKAIGGVLGVVKNDNQCQVIIGNTVSQAYAEVVKLLPEGAAAEKAVPVNNKITLRRIGAGILDALIGTMSPLIPAIIGGSMVKLLAMILDMTGLFEKGASTITILNVIGDGAFFFLPIMVAASAAVKFKTNMSLAIAIAGVLVHPTFIDLMAKAAQGQQVVFMGLSVTAVKYTYTVIPALCMTWILSYIEKWVDRITPAVTKNFLKPMLIVLIASPIAIMLIGPIGIWIGSGISAVVYTVHDYLGWLSVAIMGAIWPLLVMTGMHRVFTPTIIQTIAETGKEGMVMPSEIGANLSLGGSSLAVAWRTKNPELRQTALAAAASAIVAGISEPALYGVALRLKRPLIACLITGFICGAVAGIGGLASHSMASPGLFTSVQFFDPTNPMSIAWVFGVMILSVVISFFVTLLLGFEDIPVEEKPEEKRVEGDEISAPQRAANTN